The nucleotide window CAAAGGAGACTGTGGAAGAAGTAGTTGCAGAAGTAGCTGCTGTCGAAGAGACGGCCCCCGCAGAAACCGAACCTGAAAAAGCGGAAGAGAAGACGGAATAAGTATACTCGCATCAATGAGGCATCATGAAATATTTCGTAGAGTTTGTTGTTCGCAATTTGGTAGAACATGCCGACGAGGTAGATGTCGCAGAGATTTCTAGCGGACGTGCGACAAAGTTACAAGTTCGAGTCAATCCTCAAGATGTGGGCCGGGTGATTGGTAAAAATGGGCGGACCATCAGCTCTATCCGAGGGTTGCTCAACGCAGCGGCTATGAAATCTAAGCAAAGAGTGATACTGGAGTTGGTAGAAGAGGCCGCCGTTAGGGACGCGTGAAAATTGACGTCATTAGCCTCTTTCCAGAGATGATGGATGGGGTGCTCAATGCAAGTATCTTAAAGAGGGCTCAGGAACAAAATATTGCCAAGATAAGGACACACGACCTTAGGGAGTTCGCAGAAGATAAACATAGAACGGTTGATGACAGACCTTTTGGAGGCGGACCGGGGATGGTACTAAAATGTGAGCCACTGGTTAGGGCTATAGAAGAAATTAAGAAACAGGAGGATGGTTCAAAGAAAGAAGCAAAAATAATTTATCTGACACCGGAGGGCAGGCTATTCGACCAGTCAATAGCTAGAGAGTTGGTCCAAGAAGAGCAATTGATTTTAGTTAGTGGGCATTATGAAGGTATTGATGAACGAGTGCGAGAGTGTTGGATAGATGAAGAGCTTTCAATTGGAGATTATGTATTAACGAATGGAGTGCTTCCAGTTCTAATAGTGATAGATGCTATCGTAAGGCTTCTTCCAGGGGTCTTGGGCAATGAAGAGTCGGCGGCACAGGATTCGTTTGGTGAATTAAAAATTTTAGAAGGACCCCATTATACAAGGCCGGCGGAATTTCGCGGTATGCAGGTTCCCAAGGTGCTTTTAGATGGTAATCATGCCGAGATTGATAAATGGAGGCAAGAACAGGGCTTAAAGCGAACACGAGAGAGAAGAAAAGATTTAATAACCAAAGAGAAAAAGGAAATATCATGAGGATCATCGACAAGATTGAAAAAGAACAATGTAAGAAGCAGATAGCGGATTTTAAGGTGGGCGATTCTGTAAAGGTATCCACCCGGGTCGTGGAAGGTGAGAAAGAGCGCATTCAGGTCTTTGCAGGGATTGTTATCGCTCGTTCGGGGAAAGGTGTGAACGAGACCTTTACGGTGCGTCGAATCAGTTATGGCGAGGGTGTAGAGAGAGTTTTCCCCCTAAATTCCCCTCGAGTTGAGAAAGTTGATGTTGAGCGTCCTGGTGCTCCACGTCGTGCAAAACTATATTATCTCCGGCATCGCCGCGGTCAAATGACAGTTAAGGCTGACAAAAAGGCGTTAAGGAAGCAGTCTGCGCTGAAAAAGTCCAAAAAAGTTAAGGCGAAGAAAAGCGAAGGATAAGCCGTGCGCAAGGGATTGAGGTGGGTCGATATCCCTCCAAGTCTAAACAGCGTACCACGGTGCATCACACAAATCTTCCAAGGCCTGCTTCGGCAGACCCCAAGGTGGCTGAAAATGAGTCAATGAAGCAGATGTAAAGCTGTATAGACTTTAACTTGCCACAGATACTTATCTAAGAGCCATTTGGATTAAGTTTTGTAATAACTCTGCCTCGTAATCCTTTTATGCTTTTATTCCCGAATCAGGCATTAGCGTCTGTTGATTCGCCTTATTGCTCAGGAGAATGGCTTTCCGCAAACTGTCCGTAATTACGGTAGCGGTCATATCTATCATTGAGACGTTTCTTGACAGAGCCCTTTCGCAGATCCTTGAGGTTGCTGAGAAGAGCCTGCTTTAATGCCTCGGAGGCTGTAGACCAATCTCGATGTGAGCCTCCCTGTGGTTCAGCAATGACCTCATCGACTAGTTTCATATCTAGTAGCTCTTTAGCATTCATTTTTAGGGCTTCTGCGGCATCTGGGGCATAGGCTCTGTCTTTCCACAGAATGGAAGCACAACCTTCAGGAGATATCACTGAATAATAAGAATTTTCCATAATGAGAACGCGATCTGCGACTCCAATTCCTAGGGCTCCTCCGCTGCCGCCTTCTCCGATCACGATGGCAATAATAGGGACTTGGAGCGTAAACATTTCTCTGATATTAACTGCTATAGCTTCAGCTATATGACGCTCCTCAGCTGTTACCCCAGGGTATGCTCCTGGTGTGTCAATGAAACAGACGATAGGGATCTTAAATTTATCCGCCATCTTCATAAGACGGAGGGCTTTGCGATATCCTTCCGGATGAGCACAACCAAAGTTACGCATAACATTTTCCTTGGTGTTACGCCCTTTCTGATGACCAATAATAAGCATGCGTTGTTTGTCTATAGTGGCGAAGCCACCAATGAGAGCCCTGTCGTCCATAAAGAATCGGTCTCCATGTAACTCAATGAATTCAGAACTAATTAAATTGATGTAATCAAGGGTGAAGGGGCGCTTAGGATGTCTTACGATTTGCACGCGGTGCCAAGGAGTTAGATTATTATAAATCTCTTGTTTCGTTAGGACTAACTTCTTTTTGAGATCCGTAATCTCATCTTGTAAATCAATGTTGTGCTTCCCAGAATGTCCATTGAGGCTTGAAAGCATCTTTTCGAGTTCTGTAATAGGTTTCTCAAACTCTAGTGGTGCTATATCTTGACTAGCTTTCATTGTTCATGCTTATCATTAAAAAATACATAGCAAAATTCTCCCAGAACTACAGTAGTCCGTCAATCCATGATGCTTGGTTTATGGTGATAGGATTTAACCTGAATGGTGCTATAGAGATTGAAAGATCGGAACAAGATCTCGGCTTCAAAGAAACACAGAGTCTTCTAGAGGCATCACCTTGTTGATACCTATGTCTGAACTCTATCTGGATTGGTGCTGCACACCCTTGATAGCTCAGACTTCACTTGCTTCTAAAAAGATACGGTCAAAGGATGCGATTGATATAGCTTTGTCGAATCTATTCTCTTTGTGACTCCAATTTTTACTCATCTCGTTCAACTTCTATAACATGATTCGGGTTTAGTTATTCATTTGAGATTATAGTTTTAAGTTATCTGTCTGGTTAGTATGTCAGCGAGTATTTTTGAATTCATTTTAAACATCCATTTTTGGCATACCTGGGTTCAACCGAGGTCCCCGGGAGATTCAAGTATTCATATATTTTTGCACTGGATTGATTCCTTGATATCAAAACGGATCTAAGGATGAAAGGACGGTACAGATCTCTAGAGGTTTTCACCGGTGAAACCAGAGAGTTGAAGATGGATTGGGGATTCTTGCCTATTCATTAAAAAATGCACTAAAACTGCTTGAATGATAGTCTTTAATATAATGAAACTGGTTTTGCTTCTTAAAAACAAACCGATGTATAGTAGAGGGGAACCCATGAAATTACTTCAAGATCATGCTCGTACCGTATTTTTGATGGTATTCTATATAATTGGATTTGAGGGGGTGGCTTATGCTCAAGTGCCAAGTCAGCCAAATTCGACTACTCAAAAGTCTCTTAAAGATGCGTCACTTAGAATCACGATCAAGGCTTATGATTTTGAACTAGATGATCGGACAAGGCGGGACCTGGAGTTAGGGCTGGCCAACGTTTTTACCTTTTTTCACTACCGCTTTAGAATAGGTTATCACTTACCTTTTCACATGAAAGTGAATATGTTCAAGGACGGAGCTCAATTTGATGCCTTTTTTAATGAACCGGGCATTCACCGGAGAGTTGCTGGAAGGTATACGTTTAGGACCAAAGAGGTTTCGGTGCATTGGACCGGCTCTAGAGATAAAGTTATTTCTACAGC belongs to Verrucomicrobiota bacterium and includes:
- a CDS encoding acetyl-CoA carboxylase carboxyltransferase subunit alpha, with protein sequence MKASQDIAPLEFEKPITELEKMLSSLNGHSGKHNIDLQDEITDLKKKLVLTKQEIYNNLTPWHRVQIVRHPKRPFTLDYINLISSEFIELHGDRFFMDDRALIGGFATIDKQRMLIIGHQKGRNTKENVMRNFGCAHPEGYRKALRLMKMADKFKIPIVCFIDTPGAYPGVTAEERHIAEAIAVNIREMFTLQVPIIAIVIGEGGSGGALGIGVADRVLIMENSYYSVISPEGCASILWKDRAYAPDAAEALKMNAKELLDMKLVDEVIAEPQGGSHRDWSTASEALKQALLSNLKDLRKGSVKKRLNDRYDRYRNYGQFAESHSPEQ
- a CDS encoding KH domain-containing protein: MKYFVEFVVRNLVEHADEVDVAEISSGRATKLQVRVNPQDVGRVIGKNGRTISSIRGLLNAAAMKSKQRVILELVEEAAVRDA
- the trmD gene encoding tRNA (guanosine(37)-N1)-methyltransferase TrmD, with product MKIDVISLFPEMMDGVLNASILKRAQEQNIAKIRTHDLREFAEDKHRTVDDRPFGGGPGMVLKCEPLVRAIEEIKKQEDGSKKEAKIIYLTPEGRLFDQSIARELVQEEQLILVSGHYEGIDERVRECWIDEELSIGDYVLTNGVLPVLIVIDAIVRLLPGVLGNEESAAQDSFGELKILEGPHYTRPAEFRGMQVPKVLLDGNHAEIDKWRQEQGLKRTRERRKDLITKEKKEIS
- the rplS gene encoding 50S ribosomal protein L19, yielding MRIIDKIEKEQCKKQIADFKVGDSVKVSTRVVEGEKERIQVFAGIVIARSGKGVNETFTVRRISYGEGVERVFPLNSPRVEKVDVERPGAPRRAKLYYLRHRRGQMTVKADKKALRKQSALKKSKKVKAKKSEG